A region of Drosophila suzukii chromosome 2L, CBGP_Dsuzu_IsoJpt1.0, whole genome shotgun sequence DNA encodes the following proteins:
- the Syt1 gene encoding synaptotagmin 1 isoform X2: MPPNAKSETDAKPEAEPAPASEPAAELESVDQKLEETHHSKFREVDRQEQEVLAEKAAEAASQRIAQVESTTRSATTEAQESSTTSLPVIKKIEHVGEVVTEVIAERTGLPTWGVVAIIILVFLVVFGIIFFCVRRFLKKRRTKDGKGKKGVDMKSVQLLGSAYKEKVQPDMEELTENAEEGDEEDKQSEQKLGRLNFKLEYDFNSNSLAVTVIQAEELPALDMGGTSDPYVKVYLLPDKKKKFETKVHRKTLSPVFNETFTFKSLPYADAMNKTLVFAIFDFDRFSKHDQIGEVKVPLCTIDLAQTIEEWRDLVSVEGEGGQKLGDICFSLRYVPTAGKLTVVILEAKNLKKMDVGGLSDPYVKIAIMQNGKRLKKKKTSIKKCTLNPYYNESFSFEVPFEQIQKICLVVTVVDYDRIGTSEPIGRCILGCMGTGTELRHWSDMLASPRRPIAQWHTLKDPEETDEILKNMK, from the exons atgcCGCCAAATGCAAAATCGGAAACGGACGCCAAACCGGAAGCGGAACCAGCGCCAGCGTCCGAGCCGGCAGCGGAACTGGAGTCCGTGGACCAGAAGCTGGAAGAAACACATCACTCCAAATTCCGTGAGGTGGACAGGCAGGAGCAGGAGGTCCTCGCCGAAAAGGCGGCGGAAGCGGCCAGTCAAAGAATCGCACAGGTGGAATCAACAACACGAAGTGCAACCACAGAGGCTCAGG AATCATCTACCACCTCATTGCCGGTGATCAAAAAGATCGAGCATGTCGGCGAAGTGGTCACCGAGGTGATCGCGGAGCGCACGGGCCTGCCCACTTGGGGCGTGGTGGCCATCATCATACTCGTGTTCCTCGTCGTCTTTGGTATAATCTTCTTCTGTGTGCGGAGATTCCTGAAGAAGCGAAGAACCAAAGATGGTAAGGGTAAGAAGGGTGTCGACATGAAGTCGGTACAGTTGTTGGGATCGGCGTACAAAGAGAAA GTTCAGCCTGATATGGAGGAACTCACCGAAAATGCCGAAGAGGGTGACGAGGAGGACAAGCAGAGCGAACAGAAGCTGGGGCGTCTCAACTTCAAG CTGGAATACGATTTCAACTCCAATAGTTTGGCCGTGACGGTAATCCAAGCTGAGGAACTTCCCGCCCTGGATATGGGCGGTACTTCGGATCCCTATGTCAAGGTGTACTTGCTGCCCGACAAGAAAAAGAAGTTCGAGACCAAAGTGCACCGCAAGACCCTGAGTCCGGTCTTCAACGAAACGTTTACCTTTAAG AGTTTGCCCTATGCCGATGCCATGAACAAGACGCTCGTGTTTGCCATTTTCGACTTTGATCGCTTCTCGAAGCACGACCAGATTGGAGAGGTGAAGGTGCCCCTGTGCACTATTGACCTGGCGCAGACGATCGAGGAGTGGCGCGACCTGGTCAGCGTTGAAGGGGAGGGCGGACAG AAGCTGGGAGACATCTGCTTCTCGCTGCGATACGTGCCGACTGCCGGAAAGCTAACCGTTGTCATTCTAGAGGCCAAGAACTTGAAGAAGATGGACGTGGGCGGATTGTCTG ATCCATATGTGAAAATTGCAATCATGCAAAATGGCAAACGTTTGAAAAAGAAGAAGACAAGTATCAAAAAATGCACCCTCAACCCTTACTATAATGAGTCGTTCTCATTTGAAGTACCATTTGAACAAATACAA AAAATCTGTCTCGTTGTGACCGTCGTGGATTATGATCGTATTGGAACCTCCGAACCCATCGGCCGCTGCATACTTGGGTGCATGGGAACTGGAACCGAACTGCGTCACTGGTCCGATATGTTGGCCTCGCCCCGCCGGCCCATCGCCCAGTGGCACACCCTCAAGGACCCCGAGGA
- the Syt1 gene encoding synaptotagmin 1 isoform X6 produces MPPNAKSETDAKPEAEPAPASEPAAELESVDQKLEETHHSKFREVDRQEQEVLAEKAAEAASQRIAQVESTTRSATTEAQESSTTSLPVIKKIEHVGEVVTEVIAERTGLPTWGVVAIIILVFLVVFGIIFFCVRRFLKKRRTKDGKGKKGVDMKSVQLLGSAYKEKVQPDMEELTENAEEGDEEDKQSEQKLGRLNFKLEYDFNSNSLAVTVIQAEELPALDMGGTSDPYVKVYLLPDKKKKFETKVHRKTLSPVFNETFTFKSLPYADAMNKTLVFAIFDFDRFSKHDQIGEVKVPLCTIDLAQTIEEWRDLVSVEGEGGQVDLQEVNI; encoded by the exons atgcCGCCAAATGCAAAATCGGAAACGGACGCCAAACCGGAAGCGGAACCAGCGCCAGCGTCCGAGCCGGCAGCGGAACTGGAGTCCGTGGACCAGAAGCTGGAAGAAACACATCACTCCAAATTCCGTGAGGTGGACAGGCAGGAGCAGGAGGTCCTCGCCGAAAAGGCGGCGGAAGCGGCCAGTCAAAGAATCGCACAGGTGGAATCAACAACACGAAGTGCAACCACAGAGGCTCAGG AATCATCTACCACCTCATTGCCGGTGATCAAAAAGATCGAGCATGTCGGCGAAGTGGTCACCGAGGTGATCGCGGAGCGCACGGGCCTGCCCACTTGGGGCGTGGTGGCCATCATCATACTCGTGTTCCTCGTCGTCTTTGGTATAATCTTCTTCTGTGTGCGGAGATTCCTGAAGAAGCGAAGAACCAAAGATGGTAAGGGTAAGAAGGGTGTCGACATGAAGTCGGTACAGTTGTTGGGATCGGCGTACAAAGAGAAA GTTCAGCCTGATATGGAGGAACTCACCGAAAATGCCGAAGAGGGTGACGAGGAGGACAAGCAGAGCGAACAGAAGCTGGGGCGTCTCAACTTCAAG CTGGAATACGATTTCAACTCCAATAGTTTGGCCGTGACGGTAATCCAAGCTGAGGAACTTCCCGCCCTGGATATGGGCGGTACTTCGGATCCCTATGTCAAGGTGTACTTGCTGCCCGACAAGAAAAAGAAGTTCGAGACCAAAGTGCACCGCAAGACCCTGAGTCCGGTCTTCAACGAAACGTTTACCTTTAAG AGTTTGCCCTATGCCGATGCCATGAACAAGACGCTCGTGTTTGCCATTTTCGACTTTGATCGCTTCTCGAAGCACGACCAGATTGGAGAGGTGAAGGTGCCCCTGTGCACTATTGACCTGGCGCAGACGATCGAGGAGTGGCGCGACCTGGTCAGCGTTGAAGGGGAGGGCGGACAG GTGGACTTGCAAGAAGTTAACATTTAA
- the Syt1 gene encoding synaptotagmin 1 isoform X1, translated as MPPNAKSETDAKPEAEPAPASEPAAELESVDQKLEETHHSKFREVDRQEQEVLAEKAAEAASQRIAQVESTTRSATTEAQESSTTSLPVIKKIEHVGEVVTEVIAERTGLPTWGVVAIIILVFLVVFGIIFFCVRRFLKKRRTKDGKGKKGVDMKSVQLLGSAYKEKVQPDMEELTENAEEGDEEDKQSEQKLGRLNFKLEYDFNSNSLAVTVIQAEELPALDMGGTSDPYVKVYLLPDKKKKFETKVHRKTLSPVFNETFTFKSLPYADAMNKTLVFAIFDFDRFSKHDQIGEVKVPLCTIDLAQTIEEWRDLVSVEGEGGQEKLGDICFSLRYVPTAGKLTVVILEAKNLKKMDVGGLSDPYVKIAIMQNGKRLKKKKTSIKKCTLNPYYNESFSFEVPFEQIQKICLVVTVVDYDRIGTSEPIGRCILGCMGTGTELRHWSDMLASPRRPIAQWHTLKDPEETDEILKNMK; from the exons atgcCGCCAAATGCAAAATCGGAAACGGACGCCAAACCGGAAGCGGAACCAGCGCCAGCGTCCGAGCCGGCAGCGGAACTGGAGTCCGTGGACCAGAAGCTGGAAGAAACACATCACTCCAAATTCCGTGAGGTGGACAGGCAGGAGCAGGAGGTCCTCGCCGAAAAGGCGGCGGAAGCGGCCAGTCAAAGAATCGCACAGGTGGAATCAACAACACGAAGTGCAACCACAGAGGCTCAGG AATCATCTACCACCTCATTGCCGGTGATCAAAAAGATCGAGCATGTCGGCGAAGTGGTCACCGAGGTGATCGCGGAGCGCACGGGCCTGCCCACTTGGGGCGTGGTGGCCATCATCATACTCGTGTTCCTCGTCGTCTTTGGTATAATCTTCTTCTGTGTGCGGAGATTCCTGAAGAAGCGAAGAACCAAAGATGGTAAGGGTAAGAAGGGTGTCGACATGAAGTCGGTACAGTTGTTGGGATCGGCGTACAAAGAGAAA GTTCAGCCTGATATGGAGGAACTCACCGAAAATGCCGAAGAGGGTGACGAGGAGGACAAGCAGAGCGAACAGAAGCTGGGGCGTCTCAACTTCAAG CTGGAATACGATTTCAACTCCAATAGTTTGGCCGTGACGGTAATCCAAGCTGAGGAACTTCCCGCCCTGGATATGGGCGGTACTTCGGATCCCTATGTCAAGGTGTACTTGCTGCCCGACAAGAAAAAGAAGTTCGAGACCAAAGTGCACCGCAAGACCCTGAGTCCGGTCTTCAACGAAACGTTTACCTTTAAG AGTTTGCCCTATGCCGATGCCATGAACAAGACGCTCGTGTTTGCCATTTTCGACTTTGATCGCTTCTCGAAGCACGACCAGATTGGAGAGGTGAAGGTGCCCCTGTGCACTATTGACCTGGCGCAGACGATCGAGGAGTGGCGCGACCTGGTCAGCGTTGAAGGGGAGGGCGGACAG GAAAAGCTGGGAGACATCTGCTTCTCGCTGCGATACGTGCCGACTGCCGGAAAGCTAACCGTTGTCATTCTAGAGGCCAAGAACTTGAAGAAGATGGACGTGGGCGGATTGTCTG ATCCATATGTGAAAATTGCAATCATGCAAAATGGCAAACGTTTGAAAAAGAAGAAGACAAGTATCAAAAAATGCACCCTCAACCCTTACTATAATGAGTCGTTCTCATTTGAAGTACCATTTGAACAAATACAA AAAATCTGTCTCGTTGTGACCGTCGTGGATTATGATCGTATTGGAACCTCCGAACCCATCGGCCGCTGCATACTTGGGTGCATGGGAACTGGAACCGAACTGCGTCACTGGTCCGATATGTTGGCCTCGCCCCGCCGGCCCATCGCCCAGTGGCACACCCTCAAGGACCCCGAGGA
- the Syt1 gene encoding synaptotagmin 1 isoform X4 translates to MPPNAKSETDAKPEAEPAPASEPAAELESVDQKLEETHHSKFREVDRQEQEVLAEKAAEAASQRIAQVESTTRSATTEAQESSTTSLPVIKKIEHVGEVVTEVIAERTGLPTWGVVAIIILVFLVVFGIIFFCVRRFLKKRRTKDGKGKKGVDMKSVQLLGSAYKEKVQPDMEELTENAEEGDEEDKQSEQKLGRLNFKLEYDFNSNSLAVTVIQAEELPALDMGGTSDPYVKVYLLPDKKKKFETKVHRKTLSPVFNETFTFKSLPYADAMNKTLVFAIFDFDRFSKHDQIGEVKVPLCTIDLAQTIEEWRDLVSVEGEGGQLGDICFSLRYVPTAGKLTVVILEAKNLKKMDVGGLSDPYVKIAIMQNGKRLKKKKTSIKKCTLNPYYNESFSFEVPFEQIQKICLVVTVVDYDRIGTSEPIGRCILGCMGTGTELRHWSDMLASPRRPIAQWHTLKDPEETDEILKNMK, encoded by the exons atgcCGCCAAATGCAAAATCGGAAACGGACGCCAAACCGGAAGCGGAACCAGCGCCAGCGTCCGAGCCGGCAGCGGAACTGGAGTCCGTGGACCAGAAGCTGGAAGAAACACATCACTCCAAATTCCGTGAGGTGGACAGGCAGGAGCAGGAGGTCCTCGCCGAAAAGGCGGCGGAAGCGGCCAGTCAAAGAATCGCACAGGTGGAATCAACAACACGAAGTGCAACCACAGAGGCTCAGG AATCATCTACCACCTCATTGCCGGTGATCAAAAAGATCGAGCATGTCGGCGAAGTGGTCACCGAGGTGATCGCGGAGCGCACGGGCCTGCCCACTTGGGGCGTGGTGGCCATCATCATACTCGTGTTCCTCGTCGTCTTTGGTATAATCTTCTTCTGTGTGCGGAGATTCCTGAAGAAGCGAAGAACCAAAGATGGTAAGGGTAAGAAGGGTGTCGACATGAAGTCGGTACAGTTGTTGGGATCGGCGTACAAAGAGAAA GTTCAGCCTGATATGGAGGAACTCACCGAAAATGCCGAAGAGGGTGACGAGGAGGACAAGCAGAGCGAACAGAAGCTGGGGCGTCTCAACTTCAAG CTGGAATACGATTTCAACTCCAATAGTTTGGCCGTGACGGTAATCCAAGCTGAGGAACTTCCCGCCCTGGATATGGGCGGTACTTCGGATCCCTATGTCAAGGTGTACTTGCTGCCCGACAAGAAAAAGAAGTTCGAGACCAAAGTGCACCGCAAGACCCTGAGTCCGGTCTTCAACGAAACGTTTACCTTTAAG AGTTTGCCCTATGCCGATGCCATGAACAAGACGCTCGTGTTTGCCATTTTCGACTTTGATCGCTTCTCGAAGCACGACCAGATTGGAGAGGTGAAGGTGCCCCTGTGCACTATTGACCTGGCGCAGACGATCGAGGAGTGGCGCGACCTGGTCAGCGTTGAAGGGGAGGGCGGACAG CTGGGAGACATCTGCTTCTCGCTGCGATACGTGCCGACTGCCGGAAAGCTAACCGTTGTCATTCTAGAGGCCAAGAACTTGAAGAAGATGGACGTGGGCGGATTGTCTG ATCCATATGTGAAAATTGCAATCATGCAAAATGGCAAACGTTTGAAAAAGAAGAAGACAAGTATCAAAAAATGCACCCTCAACCCTTACTATAATGAGTCGTTCTCATTTGAAGTACCATTTGAACAAATACAA AAAATCTGTCTCGTTGTGACCGTCGTGGATTATGATCGTATTGGAACCTCCGAACCCATCGGCCGCTGCATACTTGGGTGCATGGGAACTGGAACCGAACTGCGTCACTGGTCCGATATGTTGGCCTCGCCCCGCCGGCCCATCGCCCAGTGGCACACCCTCAAGGACCCCGAGGA
- the Syt1 gene encoding synaptotagmin 1 isoform X5 → MPPNAKSETDAKPEAEPAPASEPAAELESVDQKLEETHHSKFREVDRQEQEVLAEKAAEAASQRIAQVESTTRSATTEAQESSTTSLPVIKKIEHVGEVVTEVIAERTGLPTWGVVAIIILVFLVVFGIIFFCVRRFLKKRRTKDGKGKKGVDMKSVQLLGSAYKEKPDMEELTENAEEGDEEDKQSEQKLGRLNFKLEYDFNSNSLAVTVIQAEELPALDMGGTSDPYVKVYLLPDKKKKFETKVHRKTLSPVFNETFTFKSLPYADAMNKTLVFAIFDFDRFSKHDQIGEVKVPLCTIDLAQTIEEWRDLVSVEGEGGQLGDICFSLRYVPTAGKLTVVILEAKNLKKMDVGGLSDPYVKIAIMQNGKRLKKKKTSIKKCTLNPYYNESFSFEVPFEQIQKICLVVTVVDYDRIGTSEPIGRCILGCMGTGTELRHWSDMLASPRRPIAQWHTLKDPEETDEILKNMK, encoded by the exons atgcCGCCAAATGCAAAATCGGAAACGGACGCCAAACCGGAAGCGGAACCAGCGCCAGCGTCCGAGCCGGCAGCGGAACTGGAGTCCGTGGACCAGAAGCTGGAAGAAACACATCACTCCAAATTCCGTGAGGTGGACAGGCAGGAGCAGGAGGTCCTCGCCGAAAAGGCGGCGGAAGCGGCCAGTCAAAGAATCGCACAGGTGGAATCAACAACACGAAGTGCAACCACAGAGGCTCAGG AATCATCTACCACCTCATTGCCGGTGATCAAAAAGATCGAGCATGTCGGCGAAGTGGTCACCGAGGTGATCGCGGAGCGCACGGGCCTGCCCACTTGGGGCGTGGTGGCCATCATCATACTCGTGTTCCTCGTCGTCTTTGGTATAATCTTCTTCTGTGTGCGGAGATTCCTGAAGAAGCGAAGAACCAAAGATGGTAAGGGTAAGAAGGGTGTCGACATGAAGTCGGTACAGTTGTTGGGATCGGCGTACAAAGAGAAA CCTGATATGGAGGAACTCACCGAAAATGCCGAAGAGGGTGACGAGGAGGACAAGCAGAGCGAACAGAAGCTGGGGCGTCTCAACTTCAAG CTGGAATACGATTTCAACTCCAATAGTTTGGCCGTGACGGTAATCCAAGCTGAGGAACTTCCCGCCCTGGATATGGGCGGTACTTCGGATCCCTATGTCAAGGTGTACTTGCTGCCCGACAAGAAAAAGAAGTTCGAGACCAAAGTGCACCGCAAGACCCTGAGTCCGGTCTTCAACGAAACGTTTACCTTTAAG AGTTTGCCCTATGCCGATGCCATGAACAAGACGCTCGTGTTTGCCATTTTCGACTTTGATCGCTTCTCGAAGCACGACCAGATTGGAGAGGTGAAGGTGCCCCTGTGCACTATTGACCTGGCGCAGACGATCGAGGAGTGGCGCGACCTGGTCAGCGTTGAAGGGGAGGGCGGACAG CTGGGAGACATCTGCTTCTCGCTGCGATACGTGCCGACTGCCGGAAAGCTAACCGTTGTCATTCTAGAGGCCAAGAACTTGAAGAAGATGGACGTGGGCGGATTGTCTG ATCCATATGTGAAAATTGCAATCATGCAAAATGGCAAACGTTTGAAAAAGAAGAAGACAAGTATCAAAAAATGCACCCTCAACCCTTACTATAATGAGTCGTTCTCATTTGAAGTACCATTTGAACAAATACAA AAAATCTGTCTCGTTGTGACCGTCGTGGATTATGATCGTATTGGAACCTCCGAACCCATCGGCCGCTGCATACTTGGGTGCATGGGAACTGGAACCGAACTGCGTCACTGGTCCGATATGTTGGCCTCGCCCCGCCGGCCCATCGCCCAGTGGCACACCCTCAAGGACCCCGAGGA
- the Syt1 gene encoding synaptotagmin 1 isoform X3: protein MPPNAKSETDAKPEAEPAPASEPAAELESVDQKLEETHHSKFREVDRQEQEVLAEKAAEAASQRIAQVESTTRSATTEAQESSTTSLPVIKKIEHVGEVVTEVIAERTGLPTWGVVAIIILVFLVVFGIIFFCVRRFLKKRRTKDGKGKKGVDMKSVQLLGSAYKEKPDMEELTENAEEGDEEDKQSEQKLGRLNFKLEYDFNSNSLAVTVIQAEELPALDMGGTSDPYVKVYLLPDKKKKFETKVHRKTLSPVFNETFTFKSLPYADAMNKTLVFAIFDFDRFSKHDQIGEVKVPLCTIDLAQTIEEWRDLVSVEGEGGQEKLGDICFSLRYVPTAGKLTVVILEAKNLKKMDVGGLSDPYVKIAIMQNGKRLKKKKTSIKKCTLNPYYNESFSFEVPFEQIQKICLVVTVVDYDRIGTSEPIGRCILGCMGTGTELRHWSDMLASPRRPIAQWHTLKDPEETDEILKNMK from the exons atgcCGCCAAATGCAAAATCGGAAACGGACGCCAAACCGGAAGCGGAACCAGCGCCAGCGTCCGAGCCGGCAGCGGAACTGGAGTCCGTGGACCAGAAGCTGGAAGAAACACATCACTCCAAATTCCGTGAGGTGGACAGGCAGGAGCAGGAGGTCCTCGCCGAAAAGGCGGCGGAAGCGGCCAGTCAAAGAATCGCACAGGTGGAATCAACAACACGAAGTGCAACCACAGAGGCTCAGG AATCATCTACCACCTCATTGCCGGTGATCAAAAAGATCGAGCATGTCGGCGAAGTGGTCACCGAGGTGATCGCGGAGCGCACGGGCCTGCCCACTTGGGGCGTGGTGGCCATCATCATACTCGTGTTCCTCGTCGTCTTTGGTATAATCTTCTTCTGTGTGCGGAGATTCCTGAAGAAGCGAAGAACCAAAGATGGTAAGGGTAAGAAGGGTGTCGACATGAAGTCGGTACAGTTGTTGGGATCGGCGTACAAAGAGAAA CCTGATATGGAGGAACTCACCGAAAATGCCGAAGAGGGTGACGAGGAGGACAAGCAGAGCGAACAGAAGCTGGGGCGTCTCAACTTCAAG CTGGAATACGATTTCAACTCCAATAGTTTGGCCGTGACGGTAATCCAAGCTGAGGAACTTCCCGCCCTGGATATGGGCGGTACTTCGGATCCCTATGTCAAGGTGTACTTGCTGCCCGACAAGAAAAAGAAGTTCGAGACCAAAGTGCACCGCAAGACCCTGAGTCCGGTCTTCAACGAAACGTTTACCTTTAAG AGTTTGCCCTATGCCGATGCCATGAACAAGACGCTCGTGTTTGCCATTTTCGACTTTGATCGCTTCTCGAAGCACGACCAGATTGGAGAGGTGAAGGTGCCCCTGTGCACTATTGACCTGGCGCAGACGATCGAGGAGTGGCGCGACCTGGTCAGCGTTGAAGGGGAGGGCGGACAG GAAAAGCTGGGAGACATCTGCTTCTCGCTGCGATACGTGCCGACTGCCGGAAAGCTAACCGTTGTCATTCTAGAGGCCAAGAACTTGAAGAAGATGGACGTGGGCGGATTGTCTG ATCCATATGTGAAAATTGCAATCATGCAAAATGGCAAACGTTTGAAAAAGAAGAAGACAAGTATCAAAAAATGCACCCTCAACCCTTACTATAATGAGTCGTTCTCATTTGAAGTACCATTTGAACAAATACAA AAAATCTGTCTCGTTGTGACCGTCGTGGATTATGATCGTATTGGAACCTCCGAACCCATCGGCCGCTGCATACTTGGGTGCATGGGAACTGGAACCGAACTGCGTCACTGGTCCGATATGTTGGCCTCGCCCCGCCGGCCCATCGCCCAGTGGCACACCCTCAAGGACCCCGAGGA